In the Bacillus sp. FJAT-42376 genome, CGTTCCTTGATGCATACCAAACTGAAAACACTGGAGATAAAGTGGAAACACTTGACCTTTACAATACAGATCTTCCAATGATCGACGCAGACGTTCTTGGCGGCTGGGGCAAACTTGCTGCAGGACAAGAGCTGACTGACGCAGAACAAGCAAAGATTACCCGTCTTTCTCAGATTGTAGATCAATTTCTTGAAGCAGACAAAGTCGTATTCTCTGCTCCAATGTGGAACTTCGGATTCCCTCCATTGATGAAAGCTTACATCGATGCAATCGCAGTGGCTGGAAAAACATTCAAATACACTGAAAATGGTCCAGTCGGTCTTTCCGGCGACAAAAAAGTAGCTCTAATTGAAGCACGCGGCGGAGTATACTCCGAAGGACCTGCTCAATCCATGGAGCACACAGAAAGCTACTTCCGCGCAGTGATGAGCTTCCTTGGCATCAATGATGTCACAGTTGTTCTTGCTGAAGGAATGGCAGCAGATCCTGCAGCAGCTGATGAAATCTTCGGTAAATCTGTAGAAAAAGCAAAAGAAGCAGCACTAAACTTCTAAACAATACAGCAGAACCGTCCGCTCTTTGAGCGGGCGGTTTTTTGTGTGTAAACAGATCAGAACGCTAAGCCGGCAGGTGCGGGAGCGGCGGCTAAATAACGTAGACCAACGGCTAGATAAATTGGTACGGACAAGATAAGGATGGGAGCGGCCGGAAAAGGAGCGGGGACGGCTAAATAACGTAGACCAATGGACAGAAAAATTGGAACGTACAAATTAAGGATGGGAACGGCCAGAAAAGGAGCGGGAATGGCTAAATAAGGTGACGGAACGGCTGAATCACGTGTCCCAACGGACAGAAAAATTGGAACGGACAAATTAAGAATGGGAACGACCAGAAAAGGAGCGGGAATGGCTAAATAAGGTGACGGAACGGCTGAATAACAGGCACCAACGGACAGATAAACTGGAACGGACAAATTAAGAATGGCGACGGCCAGAAAGGGAGCGAGAATGGCTAAAAAGAGGAACGAATTGGATAAATAACGTGTCCCAACGGACAGATAAACTGGAACGGACAAATTAAGAATGGCGAGAGCCAAAAAGGAGCGGGAATGGCTAAATAAGGGGACGGAACGGCTAAATAACGGGCACCAACGGACAGATAAACTGGAACGGACAAATTAAGAATGGCGACGGCCAGAAAAGGAGCGGGAACGGCTAAAAAGAAGAAAGGAACGGCTAAATAACGGGCATCGCCGGACAGAATATAATCCGGCGTCCCGGCCAAATTATGGATCAAGCGTGCTCCATTAGTCTCTTTGCATAGCAGGTTGAACAGGGCTTTCCTGCAGGATATCATCCTCATCTTTAACTGGCATAGTGCAACTCAAGAAATAATAAGAATTTTAACCTTGCCTATATTCGGGTATAAGACATATTGGAACGTGTATAGCTGCCGCGGAACAGTCTAAAACTAAACTCACGCGAGGTGAAGAAATTGATTAGAAATCGAGGAATATTGACCGCTTTATCTGCAATAGGGATTGCACAAGGATTAAAGATTTTTGGCCATAAACGGCTGACCGGCAAATGGGATTGGCGGCCGGTATTTTCAACGGGGGGGATGCCGAGTTCCCACTCTGCAGGTGTTTCTTCACTGGCTACATATGTAGCAGCTAAAAACGGAAGCAGCTCGATTGAGACGGCGTTAGCCGTTATATTCGGCGTAATCGTAATGTATGATGCACAGGGGATCAGGCGTCATACAGGTGAGATTGCGAAGCTTGTGAATGATATTGATGAAGATATTGAGGTCCTTTCCGGTCATTTTCCGGGACTTGGGCATGTAAAGCAGAAAGAGGAGCTTAATGAGCTTTTGGGGCACCAGCCTGAAGAGGTTGCCTATGGGGCTTTGCTTGGAATTGTCATCGGGCTCATCAGTGCAAAAACTGAATCGGAATAAGGAAAAGCCGGCAGATGCCGGCTTTTTCCTATAGTATTTTTATTATTGGAAGATGGTTGACGGGCAATGACCATCCCTATAGAGAAAATGCCGTTTTGTTCAGTAAATCTGCTTCTCTGTGCAGAATTGGGATTTGTCTTAATAAATTAAATTTTCAAAAAACGGTTGATTTTTCGACATCATTCGATTAAATTAAGGATATCTCAAAAATTATGTAAATATTTCAGAATATTTTGAACAGCGGGTGATTGGATGAGTGTATTCAGGAAAAAATCGATTGATCAAATTATCAGAGATTCAGGAAGTAAAGGGGTGTCCCTGAATAAAACGCTTGGAGCGTTTGACCTGACGATGCTCGGGATTGGAGCCATTATCGGGACTGGAATTTTCGTATTAACAGGGGTGGCCGCGGCCGAGCATGCGGGGCCTGCATTGGTTTTATCATTTATTTTGGCCGGTATTGCCTGTGCATTTGCAGCATTGTGCTATGCTGAATTTGCTTCAAGTGTCCCGGTTTCCGGAAGTGCTTATACATACAGCTATGCAACATTCGGGGAATTGATGGCTTGGATATTGGGCTGGGATTTGCTGCTGGAGTACGGTCTTGCCTCTGCTGCGGTTGCAAGCGGATGGTCCGGCTATTTCCAGGGATTGCTGGCCGGATTCGGCCTTCATCTTCCAACAGCCCTGACCAGTGCGTATTCACCCGAAAATGGAACGTATTTTGATATTACGGCAGTTGTGATTGCCTTTTTAATTACCTTCCTTCTGACAAAGGGAGTAAGAGAGTCAGTGCGCCTTAATGCTATAATGGTGATTCTTAAAATCGTCGTCGTGCTTCTTTTCATCGCAGTGGGAGTCTGGTACGTAAAACCGGATAATTGGACACCGTTTATGCCATTCGGTTTCTCAGGAGTTGCTGCAGGTGCAGCGACGGTATTCTTTGCCTATATTGGATTTGATGCCGTATCCTCTGCAGCCGAAGAAGTAAAGAATCCGCAGAAGAACATGCCGATTGGGATTATCGCTTCCCTTGCGGTATGTACAGTCCTATATATTGTAGTTTCCGGAATTCTGACGGGGATTGTTCCTTATACAGAGCTTAATGTGAAAAATCCTGTTGCTTTTGCGCTAAATTATATTAATCAGGATTGGGTAGCAGGTTTAATCTCGATTGGTGCCATTGCCGGAATGACGACGGTTCTTCTCGTGATGATGTACGGCCTGTCCCGTCTGTTTTATGCGATCAGCCGTGACGGACTGCTCCCGAATGGACTGTCGAAAATTAATAAAAAGACAAAGACGCCGGTTAAAACGACTTATCTTGGATGTGTGCTTGTTTCCATTTTTGCGGGCTTCATTCCCCTGGATGAACTCGCTAATCTGACAAGCATCGGTACTCTTTTCGCTTTCATGTCCGTTTCCATTGGAATCCTTGTTCTTCGATCATCCGGACAAGGCAATCAGGGCGGCTTCAGAACCCCGCTCGTGCCGCTTGTCCCGATTTTAGCATTTGTATCCTGTGCGTATTTGATGCTTCAGCTTCAAAAACAGACATGGATTGCCTTTGTCATCTGGCTTGCAATCGGATTGGTCGTTTATTTTGCCTACGGAAAAAAACACAGCTTGCTGAATAAAAAAACTGGATAAAAAAGGCGTGCGCAAGCACGGCTTTTTTTTCTGTTTTGCGCCACCCTAAAAGAAAAAGGGATGTGCTGCACAATGAAAAAATGGATATCCTGCTGTCTGATTACCGCAGTATTAGCAGGGATAGCAGAACCAGGGGCTGCATATGCCCAAACGCATCAGCAGGAACCGGCCTATGCAAAATGGTCAAGGATTGCCATCATGGAGGCGAAAAAGAAGTATCCGGATGCGAAGCTGCTCGATTATTTGCATATTGGTCAGGAAGATACCGGTACAGGGACAGTCAAAGAGAAGTTTAAGTTATGGGTGCGGCAGGGTACAAAAGAGTTCGGCTTATATGTAACCGTTGAGTATGATCCAAAGACACAGAAAGTGAAAAAAATTGATTTTAAAGAATCTGACCGCTGACAGGCTGGATTCAAAGGTCCGAAACACAGGATTTTGCAAATCCTGTGTTTGGGCATGCATTAGAACTCATTTTTTTTTAAAAGCGTAAAGAAGTGTTGAAAAAGAGTGGTAAAAAAAGTAAGTCGAGGTAAAGGGTATACGTGAAGTGTGGAATCGTATATCTTTTTATGATAGCATTGTAAGGGTTTTCCTAATGTTTTATCAATCCAAATGTTTTTTCAGGAAAGTAAAAAGAGGGAGATTTTTGTTTGACATTTTTTGCGGCAGCCAGTAAGGTAGTAAAAGATTGTTTTTGAAAACCCCCATAAATTGATTCCAACTTCTTATCATGAGAGGCGGAGGGACTGGCCCTGCGATGCCTCGGCAGCGGACTTATTAAGAGTGCTGTGCCAAATCCAGCAAGCTTCCATGCTTGGAAGATAAGAAGAGTGTCCTGACCATTGTGTATTAAGGCCTCTTCTTAAAAGGATAAGAAGGGGTCTTTTTTATAGCTTGAAAAAAAGGGAAAACAGAATTGTTGTGAGGTGGAGAACATGGATAGAAAGAATGGATTGAAAGCAAATCCGGTGGCCTTATTGCCATTGATGATTTTCATAGCGCTGTTTATTTTAGCCGGTGTGATTACGGGCGACTTCTACAAGCTTCCGATGGTAGTGGCGATCCTTGTTGCCGTTGCTGCTGCACTGTTTATGAATCGAAAGGAAAATCTGACGTCAAAGGTTGAACGGTTCGCCAAAGGGGCAGGGCATCCGGATATTATGATTATGGTCTTTATCTATATTCTTGCCGGTGCGTTCTCTGAAGCGGCAAAGGGAATGGGAGCAGTTGAATCAACCGTTAATCTTGCGTTAACGTACTTCCCTCAAAGTTTCCTTGTTGTCGGGTTGTTTATTATCGCTGCTTTTGTTTCTCTATCAATGGGAACTTCAATGGGGACAATCGCAGCCCTCGGACCGATTGCTGCAGGAATAAGCGGCGAAACAGAAATTCCAGTCGCTCTTGCGGTTGCATCCGTTATCGGAGGCGCGATGTTTGGGGATAACCTGTCCTTTATCTCCGATACGACCATTGCTGCGGTCCGGACACAGAAGACCGAGATGCTGGACAAGTTTAAGACGAACTTTTTCATCGTGCTTCCCGCAGCGATTGTTACAGCTGTTATTCTGATCATCATTTCGCTTGGAATGAACTCAGCGGTTGAGCCGAAGGATTTCAGTTTCGTTAAAATGCTTCCTTACCTCGGAGTTCTCATTGCAGCTCTCGCTGGATTAAACGTTGTAGCTGTTCTTGGTGGAGGGATTGTTTTGACCGGAATCATCGGGCTTGCGGATGGAAGCTTCAGCCTTCTGTCCTTTTCTCAAACGATGATGAAGGGGATCTCTGGAATGTCCGAGCTTATCATCCTATCTGTTCTGATTGGCGGAATGGTTGAAATCATTAAGCATAACGGCGGGATTGATTTCCTTCTTAATGCAATGACGAAAAACATCCGTACAAAAAAAGGAGCGGAGTTTGGCATAGCCGGACTTGTCAGTGCGACAAATCTATCGACTGCCAACAACACCATCTCGATTATTACAGCCGGTCCGCTGGCTAAAAATATTGCGGATCAGTATGACATCGATAGAAGAAAATCTGCCAGCATCCTGGATATTTTCTCCTGCAGCGTGCAGGGACTGATTCCATATGGTGCGCAAATGCTTGCAGGTGCCCAGCTTGTTAAAGCTTCTCCTTTAAGCATTCTGCCATATACCTTCTATCCGATGCTTACACTTCTATGCGGAATTTTAGCCATTGCCTTCGGTTTGCCGAGACTGAAACCGAAAGCAGGAAGCAAAAAAACGGATGCCGGCAAACTGGAAGAGAACTATACGAATTAATGGGAAACGGGGCTGTAGCCTCATTAAACTTATAACAGGGAGACGCTTCTAAGCGTTTCCCTGTTTTTTTACGAGTAAAGAAGCGGGACAGGTATCGGATGCTTTGCTCCCTCCAGTACGAGCAGCCGGAAATCAGCCAAATCAAACACGAAGTCTGCCTGTAGGAATGTTACAAAAAAAGAAGGTTCGCTAAATTTCGACAGAATTTGCGTGCTGCTTTCTCCGCTTCTTGTAAACCCTTGATTTACCGCCATTCTGCCTTTTTCAGCAATTAATGACAATAACACCATTTTAAAGCCATCTTAGTTAAGAGATGACTTTTTGCTTACGCGCTATTTGTGTGAGTTAGCGCTTACAAGTTCCGTTTCTCTATCTTAAGGCCTTATGTCCAAAACTGGACCAAAGATGGCTTTTGATGGAACAGCCCCATTTCGCTTTCGTTTACGATTAAAATAATGGAGGAGTTATTTTTATATAAAGGAGCGATTGATATGGCAAAAGAGGCTGGCAAGAAAAGCGGTAAATCGTATTTGTTTGAAATTCATTTCCTGCGTGCTTTCGCTTGTTTAGCGGTTGTGGCGGTACATGTGTCTGCGACAAATTCCGGTATGAACAGCGATACGTATAACTGGTTTTCTTATTTTCTGAACCAGATCGGCCGGTTCGGAACCCCCATTTTTGCGGTAATCAGCGGTTTTCTTTTGTTTTTCCAAGTACGGAACAAAGGGTTCCAGTTTGGGAAGTTTATGAAGTCACGCTTTGCCAAAGTCATTATCCCGTTTATTTTATGGAGTGTAGCCTACCGTTATATGATGTACATTTATAACGGGCAGGGAATCGGCGATCCGATGGAAGAACTGGGAGGATTCCTGCAGGGGAAGGCATTTTATCATCTTTATTTCATTTCCATTGTTGTGCAATTTTATCTTGTTTTTCCGCTTCTTCAAAAACTGTTCAGAACACAGACAACCATTATAATTTTTCTGTTTGTGTCGTTTTTAATCAGCTACAATATGTACGGAATAAAGGCCCCGTTTGATGGACCGGTCGGCGAGTTCATTGCGAGTAAATCCTTTATGCCCGTTTGGATTTTCTATTTTGCTTTTGGTGCGTTCCTTGCTTACTACTGGGAAGGAATCCGCAATTTCGCGCTAAAGCGTCCGATTCAAATGCTGATCCTTGCACTGGCTGTTTCTGCGGGAGCTGTCATTGAGTATAACGTGAAAGGCTATGTTTCAAACCGAAGACTTTCCAATTTGGCTAATATTCCGCTTCTATCCATAGCGACAATTGGAATTTACCCGCTTCTTGCCAGGCTTCAGGTCATTAAGCAGCCGCTCGTTTTAATCGGAAAGTATTCGATGGGGATTTATCTTATTCATCCTATGGTGCTGTATTTAATGGCCAGACATTTGCCGGAGTCTTATTGGAATGTTAACTATGTAGGCCTTATGTATATTGCCGTGATGGTGATTTGTGTCGCGGCAATCCGCCTGATTACATTTATTCCGCTCACGACGTTCCTTCTTCCTGTGCCGAAGATCAAGAAACCTGCCCAGGAGAAACAAGTGGATGCTGCTGCAGAAAATGAAAGACAGTCTGCCTAGCGAAAAAGAGCTCAGTGAAATTCACTGGGCTCTTTTTTACTGTCTGTTTTTTCAATGAGCATTTGATATCCATAAATCACAACAGCCCATATCATGGATACGCCAAACATATATGGGGGCTGGAATTTGAGCAGCTTGAAGAGCTTTTTCTTTTGGAAAAAGAAGGCGATTGGATAGGCAAGCAAAAAATCCATTAAAGAATTGGCCAGCAGGTAGCGGAAAAATTTACCGTACGTCAGATGGAAGATCCAAAGGGTTCCGGTAAAGAACGGACCGAAAATAAAGCTTAAATTGACACTGGCTTCTCTTTTTTTTCCGCCCGGCACCCGCCAGTAATGATAGGCGTCTGCAAGAATGCTTTCTACACATAAAATCAGCGAAATAAAGATTCCGGATGGCAAAAAGCGGAGGAGCTGCTTTTTGTTCATAAACAAGAGAGAGAGCAATGAGAGAATGGCCATCAGCCGCTCAGGATACTTTTTCATCCGTTTTTTCCTCCTTTACTGAGCTTTTTTTTTCCTGATTTTACGGAAGTGACAGATAAATAAATGATGATCAGCAAAGCGAAAATCATAAGAGAAAATAAGTCGTTCATAGAAGAGGTTTTCAGCTCATAGGTAAACGTCTTGGCAACCATCTTCCATGAATAGCCCTGATAAAGATCGATACAAATCAAGGCTGCTATCAAGGCTGCTACTATAGTCAATGAAAATATGATGGTTTTTATTTCTGTCAGGATACGTTTAAATTTCTTTATAAATTTCATTGGATGCCCCTTTTTTCTGAGCCTTTTTTTTCTTTAACCAAAGTATTCCCAAGATCAGGGAAGGAAACACCATTTGAAAGGGGATATGAAGGAAGTATGGGACAAATACGAGCCCTTCCTGAAAATGCTCATATTGGGTATTGGCGATAAACAGCGAGCAGGCAATGAGGGAAATGCCATATATCAGAGCAGGAGGGATCGGATTTTTTGTTCCGGTCAACTCGACGGTTCCTCTTAATGCCGCATAAAAGAAGAGGAATACCTTGGAGAATCCTACAATGATCATGAGAATGACGACAATCGAATCAAGGCGCTGAATAAAATCAGAGATATTGATGAGCGACACGGTCGCAAGGATCGGGAAAACAAAGTTTTTCGTCATTTCCGCTCCGAGGATGGAAACATGCAGCGCAGCAGTGGTAACCAGCACAAGGGTGGCCAGAAAAATAGAAGAGAGTGTAATTTTGACCAGTTTTACACTGTCACAGACGAGCGGATAAAACATGGTGAACACCACCATTTCTCCAAAAGGAAAGGTCATAATCGTCGGAAAAATCGTTTTTAAAATCGGCATCGGTCCATTTTGTGCAATGGGCAGCAATTCATGAAGATCAACAATTCCTGAAATGACTTCGAAGGAAACCACAATCACAAATGGGATGGTAATGGAATAAAACAAAGGTTTCGATACAGCTGCGATCACGTGGAATCGCTTAATGCCAAAGTACATGACGGCAAGCATCATAAAGCTGCTGATGACGACCAAAAATGTTTCGTCATAGGCGGTAATAATGAGCAGCTCACCGAAATCCCTTAAAACCCGGGCACAGATATATAAGAAGTAAAGAATATATAGAGACGAAGCGAGGGCGCCCGCTTTTTTCCCGAGCAGCGCAAGAAGAATTCCTACCATGGTCTTTTTGCCGGAAAGTTTTGCGAGAGCAATGTAAATGAGAAAAAGGGGAATGCTCGCTGCATAGCCAAGCAAAATGGCAAGCCATGAATCCTTCATTGCCTGTTTAGCAGGATCAAGAAGGATGGCGCTACCTATTTCAAATATGAAAATTAAATAAAACAGCTCCTTCGCTGACACTCTGCTCATTTTAATCCCTCTTTACATATGGCTTTCAATGACTCCGCCTCTCAGCAGCTCAGTCGATACTTTTACATGAATCTCTGCCTCTTCAAATAGCTGATCCCACTGGTGTTTAATCCGTTTCCATTGCTGTGCATCCTCAGTAGCCAAAATTTGTCCAAAGCCAAACAGATCGGTTTTATGATCTTGAGCGATGGAGATGGATTGCATGATTTCAGATCTTAATTTCGCCGTCATTTCATGCTCGAGTCTCCGGATGATTTCTTCCGTCAGTTTCTTATTTTTCATGCAGCCAAGCGAATACAGCTCGCTTCTTGTTCTCACATTCACTTTGATAACGGCTCTTCCGTTCTCTACAGCTACTTGGGAAGAGGATTTTGAGAAGGGCAATTCATAGGAAATATGCTCACTGTCACACGGTGCATTGACGAAAGTCCGTCTGATTTTATTTTGCAGGATCAGCATGGCTTTCGTCTCATTGGGACCGAGCCAATACATTAATTTGCCTTGCTTGCTGAAGACCGCCGTGTAGCCGACCGCCGTGGAATAAGGTTCACTTTGTTCCAAATTTGCCTGTTTCGTAAAAACGTTCGGATCCCCGTTATTATAAATCCCCGGCATCACTGCATACATACCGCGGTGCTGGTTCATTTTTACCCAGTCAATAATATTGACTCTAATGACAGATCCGTAGTTTTCCATATTGTTTTCCAGCTTTCCGAGAGCGGATAAGGCCGGAACCTTCGTAAGGGGAGGCAGAGCGGACAGAACTTCAAGTGCGGTCTGGTCCTTAGCGGTCAGGAGAAGAAGGCTGCTTCGAATTTCCGAGCCTCTTTCCAAATGCTCAATGATTTCTGTAATTCCCCGCCGCGCCAACGGTTCTCCGATCACCACAACGGAGAGATGGCTGTAGAACGTTCTCCTTGAAATTTTGGAGACGGCTTCCTGGAAAGCCTCGTTGAGGGATGCACCTTTCCCGACCATATTAATCACAGGGACCGCTTTGCCTCCGGAGGACTTGCCGGCGCTCGTCGAGATCTCACTCGGATCGACCAGCTGCAGGGTAACCTGGTAGCCGGGATCCGCCTCATCCATTCCGATTCCAATCACGATGGAAAGATCATTAAGCTCCTGCTGGGTCCCGCAGGATGAGAGAAGAGGAAGAACACATAGAATCAGCAGCCATTTTTTCATGGTTTCCCGTTTCCTTTTCCAGCCTGGGCCCCGTTAGCCATATACGGAGTGCCGAGTGTTGTGAGGTGATAAAGGTGCCCCATGAACATAATTGCCGCGAGCATCAATCCATAATAGCCGAGGAAATATGTGACAAACATTAAGATAAACCGGACTATTCTCGCCGTGATGGCTAAACTGTAATTCGGAAGGGTAAAGCTTGAAATAGCCGTTATCGATACGACAATCACGACAGCCGTGGAAACAAGTCCTGCCTGAACGGTTGTTTGACCAATCACGAGCGCTCCTACGATGGAGACTGCCTGGCCGATTGCTCTAGGAAGCCTCACCCCGGCTTCACGCAGAATTTCAAATGTTACTTCCATAATGAGCACTTCAATAAGCGCCGGGAACGGAACGCCTTCGCGCTGAGAATAAAGGCTGATCAGCAGGGAGGTCGGAATAAGGGCCTGATGGTGAGTGATCATGCCGATATAAATAGATGGTGCGAAAACGGATAGGAAGAAAGCGATATAACGGAGCATCACAATCAGCTTTCCGGAAATATTTGACTGGTATTGATCCTCAGGTGAGTAAAAATAATGCCTGAAACTAGTAGGGCACAGAAGAACAAAGGGCGTGCCGTCTACCAGTATCGCAATTCTTCCGGCGAGAAGACTGCTAACCACTTCGTCCGGCCTTTCCGTATTGTTCATTGTAGGGAAGAGGGTAATTTGATGATCTTCCAAAACTCTTTCAATATAGCCTGATTCCAGTACCGCTTTTGCTTCACTGCCTGTAAGTCTGTCTTTTACAAGCTGAAGCGTTTCCGGGCTTACTTTTTTATCAATGTACATGACGTTTACCTTCGTACGTGAAATCTCGCCGATGACATATTGCTCAAGCTTAAGATCAGGAGACTTCAGCCTTCGCCTGATCAAAGCGACATTCGTACGGAGGGTTTCATTGAAACTCTCTTTTGGACCTCTGATGACCATTTGGGAAGAAGGCTCCTCTACGGCTCTTCTTTCTCCTCCTGATGTCTCAAGATCGATAAATCCTTTATAGCCTTCAATCAGAAAAACAGTGTGCCCTTCCAGAATGGCCTCTGCCGCCTCTTTGCAGGTCGACCCAATCGTGAAATCACTGGCCAGTACACGCTGGGTCAGCTTTTTTAAAAAGTCCTTTTTTAAAGGCATTTCGTTTGAATACAAAATCGGATGGAGTACCTTCTCCGTCACTTTCGTATCATCCGAAATGCCCTTCAGCCGGATCAGACACCCTTCGCTGGATGGCTGGGAAGGAAGCAGGATTGGATGAACGGACAGATCCTGCATCGTATGAAGAGCTGTTTTGATATCGCGGATATTTTGCTTTAAATTACCTGCAAGCTCATTCTGAACGGTCATTCCTTCTCCTCCTGCCATCCCTTAATCTTCTGTCTAGTGTTTGTGAAATCATTAAATTTATGTAACAAAGCAACGATCCATTGAAGAATATGTTACGATTGGCATAGGAAAATAGATAAAAGTCATACAAATAAAAAGTTATTTATGTTTTTCACAATCTAAAAAGGGTTTTGATTCACCCGTCTAGAAAGATATAAGTATCCTCTTCATGCCTCTCACTCCATTCTCAAGTGACATAATCCTCACTCAAACTCTTCATATCGTTTTCACGGCCAACCTTCACCCAAGGGAGGACAAGCCGTCTTACATGGCCGCGGCATTCCTTTCCTGGACATATTTCACTTATTGATGGAAATTAGCTGGTTTCAATA is a window encoding:
- a CDS encoding FMN-dependent NADH-azoreductase; this encodes MANILYVKANPKGDEMSFSARVANTFLDAYQTENTGDKVETLDLYNTDLPMIDADVLGGWGKLAAGQELTDAEQAKITRLSQIVDQFLEADKVVFSAPMWNFGFPPLMKAYIDAIAVAGKTFKYTENGPVGLSGDKKVALIEARGGVYSEGPAQSMEHTESYFRAVMSFLGINDVTVVLAEGMAADPAAADEIFGKSVEKAKEAALNF
- a CDS encoding divergent PAP2 family protein, with amino-acid sequence MKKLIRNRGILTALSAIGIAQGLKIFGHKRLTGKWDWRPVFSTGGMPSSHSAGVSSLATYVAAKNGSSSIETALAVIFGVIVMYDAQGIRRHTGEIAKLVNDIDEDIEVLSGHFPGLGHVKQKEELNELLGHQPEEVAYGALLGIVIGLISAKTESE
- a CDS encoding amino acid permease codes for the protein MSVFRKKSIDQIIRDSGSKGVSLNKTLGAFDLTMLGIGAIIGTGIFVLTGVAAAEHAGPALVLSFILAGIACAFAALCYAEFASSVPVSGSAYTYSYATFGELMAWILGWDLLLEYGLASAAVASGWSGYFQGLLAGFGLHLPTALTSAYSPENGTYFDITAVVIAFLITFLLTKGVRESVRLNAIMVILKIVVVLLFIAVGVWYVKPDNWTPFMPFGFSGVAAGAATVFFAYIGFDAVSSAAEEVKNPQKNMPIGIIASLAVCTVLYIVVSGILTGIVPYTELNVKNPVAFALNYINQDWVAGLISIGAIAGMTTVLLVMMYGLSRLFYAISRDGLLPNGLSKINKKTKTPVKTTYLGCVLVSIFAGFIPLDELANLTSIGTLFAFMSVSIGILVLRSSGQGNQGGFRTPLVPLVPILAFVSCAYLMLQLQKQTWIAFVIWLAIGLVVYFAYGKKHSLLNKKTG
- a CDS encoding DUF3889 domain-containing protein gives rise to the protein MKKWISCCLITAVLAGIAEPGAAYAQTHQQEPAYAKWSRIAIMEAKKKYPDAKLLDYLHIGQEDTGTGTVKEKFKLWVRQGTKEFGLYVTVEYDPKTQKVKKIDFKESDR
- a CDS encoding Na+/H+ antiporter NhaC family protein; its protein translation is MDRKNGLKANPVALLPLMIFIALFILAGVITGDFYKLPMVVAILVAVAAALFMNRKENLTSKVERFAKGAGHPDIMIMVFIYILAGAFSEAAKGMGAVESTVNLALTYFPQSFLVVGLFIIAAFVSLSMGTSMGTIAALGPIAAGISGETEIPVALAVASVIGGAMFGDNLSFISDTTIAAVRTQKTEMLDKFKTNFFIVLPAAIVTAVILIIISLGMNSAVEPKDFSFVKMLPYLGVLIAALAGLNVVAVLGGGIVLTGIIGLADGSFSLLSFSQTMMKGISGMSELIILSVLIGGMVEIIKHNGGIDFLLNAMTKNIRTKKGAEFGIAGLVSATNLSTANNTISIITAGPLAKNIADQYDIDRRKSASILDIFSCSVQGLIPYGAQMLAGAQLVKASPLSILPYTFYPMLTLLCGILAIAFGLPRLKPKAGSKKTDAGKLEENYTN
- a CDS encoding acyltransferase encodes the protein MAKEAGKKSGKSYLFEIHFLRAFACLAVVAVHVSATNSGMNSDTYNWFSYFLNQIGRFGTPIFAVISGFLLFFQVRNKGFQFGKFMKSRFAKVIIPFILWSVAYRYMMYIYNGQGIGDPMEELGGFLQGKAFYHLYFISIVVQFYLVFPLLQKLFRTQTTIIIFLFVSFLISYNMYGIKAPFDGPVGEFIASKSFMPVWIFYFAFGAFLAYYWEGIRNFALKRPIQMLILALAVSAGAVIEYNVKGYVSNRRLSNLANIPLLSIATIGIYPLLARLQVIKQPLVLIGKYSMGIYLIHPMVLYLMARHLPESYWNVNYVGLMYIAVMVICVAAIRLITFIPLTTFLLPVPKIKKPAQEKQVDAAAENERQSA
- a CDS encoding GerAB/ArcD/ProY family transporter encodes the protein MSRVSAKELFYLIFIFEIGSAILLDPAKQAMKDSWLAILLGYAASIPLFLIYIALAKLSGKKTMVGILLALLGKKAGALASSLYILYFLYICARVLRDFGELLIITAYDETFLVVISSFMMLAVMYFGIKRFHVIAAVSKPLFYSITIPFVIVVSFEVISGIVDLHELLPIAQNGPMPILKTIFPTIMTFPFGEMVVFTMFYPLVCDSVKLVKITLSSIFLATLVLVTTAALHVSILGAEMTKNFVFPILATVSLINISDFIQRLDSIVVILMIIVGFSKVFLFFYAALRGTVELTGTKNPIPPALIYGISLIACSLFIANTQYEHFQEGLVFVPYFLHIPFQMVFPSLILGILWLKKKKAQKKGASNEIYKEI
- a CDS encoding Ger(x)C family spore germination protein, encoding MKKWLLILCVLPLLSSCGTQQELNDLSIVIGIGMDEADPGYQVTLQLVDPSEISTSAGKSSGGKAVPVINMVGKGASLNEAFQEAVSKISRRTFYSHLSVVVIGEPLARRGITEIIEHLERGSEIRSSLLLLTAKDQTALEVLSALPPLTKVPALSALGKLENNMENYGSVIRVNIIDWVKMNQHRGMYAVMPGIYNNGDPNVFTKQANLEQSEPYSTAVGYTAVFSKQGKLMYWLGPNETKAMLILQNKIRRTFVNAPCDSEHISYELPFSKSSSQVAVENGRAVIKVNVRTRSELYSLGCMKNKKLTEEIIRRLEHEMTAKLRSEIMQSISIAQDHKTDLFGFGQILATEDAQQWKRIKHQWDQLFEEAEIHVKVSTELLRGGVIESHM
- a CDS encoding spore germination protein; the encoded protein is MTVQNELAGNLKQNIRDIKTALHTMQDLSVHPILLPSQPSSEGCLIRLKGISDDTKVTEKVLHPILYSNEMPLKKDFLKKLTQRVLASDFTIGSTCKEAAEAILEGHTVFLIEGYKGFIDLETSGGERRAVEEPSSQMVIRGPKESFNETLRTNVALIRRRLKSPDLKLEQYVIGEISRTKVNVMYIDKKVSPETLQLVKDRLTGSEAKAVLESGYIERVLEDHQITLFPTMNNTERPDEVVSSLLAGRIAILVDGTPFVLLCPTSFRHYFYSPEDQYQSNISGKLIVMLRYIAFFLSVFAPSIYIGMITHHQALIPTSLLISLYSQREGVPFPALIEVLIMEVTFEILREAGVRLPRAIGQAVSIVGALVIGQTTVQAGLVSTAVVIVVSITAISSFTLPNYSLAITARIVRFILMFVTYFLGYYGLMLAAIMFMGHLYHLTTLGTPYMANGAQAGKGNGKP